The stretch of DNA AAAATGAATGAAGCGCCCTAATCTTTCCGTTTGGAGACCAAGTCCAATCTCATTCCCACTAATTTTATCAGGGACTTTGGTTATTCGGTATCCTTTCCTTCGAACCGCTTCTAGTTCATATCCTTCTTGCCTTAAATCTTCAATATGCTTCCAAACGGCGGTTCTGGAACAACCTAGTTTTTCACTTATATTTTGACCAGATACCCAATCACCGTTTGCTTCTGTAAAAATCATTAATAATTTTTTTCTTGTTTCATTTTGCATTGAAGAACCCACTCCTTTATTGTAGAAGGGGTGTTTATAATCGTTCCTTCTAACACTTTTTCTTCAAGTTTATTTAATATGTCTGAGACCCATTTACCTGGCTTCTTCCCATACATATGTATTAAGTCAGTTCCATTTATTGCTAAATCTTGTTTTGAACGAATTGGTAATTGTTCATATAGGCTTTTTACTATCTCATATTGAGGCTGCGTACCCTCTATAACAGATCGAATTCTCTCAACTTCTAGGGCAGTCGTAATGCCTGCTTCATACACTTTAAATGTATCCCAAGAGGAATTGTTTAATATATTCCAAATACGTACATTTTTCATTACCGAATGAATTACCTTTTTAGGCAATTTCCATTCCTGTAAAAACAGCTCTATGTTTTCAATTCCACAACTTTTAACAACTGCTGTCCAAAGTTCTGAGCGTTCATTTAAACTAGTTTGTTCTAACTTTTCACCGATTTGTGTTAGTTGCATTACTTTTCCACTCACCCGTGGCAAATAGGAAAGCAGATTAGTCTCATATAAAATATTTAATGCGTACACAATGTTTACGCCTTTTAATAACTTTTCAAACTCAACAGTCTTTCGTTCGACAGAAATAGCCGCTAATCGCTTAGCGTTTGCTTTCATCGCTTCGACAGTTTTAAGTGAAATGGTAAATTTTAGTTGACTACTAAAACGAGCAGCTCTTAACATCCTTAGTGCATCTTCTGAGAAGCGCTCATCGGCATTGCCAACAGTATGAATCTTTTTCTGCTTAAGGTGTTCCTTTCCTTGAAAGTAGTCAATAATACTTCCTGTTTCTGTCATTGCCATTGCATTAATAGTAAAATCGCGCCTTCTTAAATCTTCCTTCAAACTTTTTATAAATGTTACACTATCAGGTCTTCTATTATCAGAATATGTACTTTCAGAGCGAAACGTCGTCACTTCGTAAGATTCCTCTTCCGTTACAACAATTATTGTTCCGTGCTCTTTTCCAATGTCCACTGTTTTAGGGAACATATTAATAATTTGCTCTGGAGTTGCAGAAGTAGCTATATCTACATCTCCAACTTCCCTTTTTAGTAGGGAATCACGTACCGATCCACCAACGAAATACGCCTCATGGCCTTCCTGTTTTAACACTTTTAGCACTGGTATTGCTCTCATAAATGCTGCGTTCATAACAATCTCCCTGTAACTACGAGTATAATCATTCGCTCATTAATGCATAGTAAAGCTGTTCGTATTGTTCAAGAATAATTTGTGAACTGAAGTTTTCCTTAACTCTTTTCAAAGCTTGAAGTGAATATTGTTGATATGTATCAGGATCCGTTAGTATAGTAATTGCTTTATTAGCAATGTCATTAATATCACCTAGTTCACAAATGTAGCCCGTTACGCCATTATCAATAACTTCAGGTATTCCACCGATTTTTGTTCCGACAGTTGGTACACCACATGCCATAGCTTCTAGCAACACAAGCCCAAAACTTTCTTTCTCTGATAGCAGAAGCATGAGGTCACTAATAGAGTATAGTTCCGCTACATTTTCCTGTTTTCCTAACAATAACACTTGACCTTCTAGATTCTTTTCTCTTACTAAATCACAAACGACAGATATTTCTGGTCCGTCGCCTACTAATAATAATTTTGAAGGTATTTCCTTATGTATTAATTCAAAACTTTTAATAACATCTGTTACTCTTTTTACTTTTCGGAAATTAGATACATGTATAACGACTTTCTCTTCGGGTAATATACCATACTGCTGTTTTAATTCATCTAAATTTCGTTTGTAATATACTCGTTCGTCTACGAAATTATAAACCGTTTGAATTTCTTTATTAGGTTTAACCAATTCATACGTTTGTTCTACTAATGATTTGGATACAGCTGTCACAATATCTGAACCTTCAATGCCGAATCGTATCATATTAGTAAGCGAAGGGTCGTAACCTAAAACAGTAATATCTGTTCCGTGTAATGTTGTCACTATTTTAAGCTTGTCCCCTGTCATCTTTTTCGCTAAATATGCCGAAATAGCATGTGGAATAGCATAATGAACATGAAGTATATCTAATTTTTCTCTCCTAGCGATTTCCTCCATCTTGCTAGCTAAGGCGATATCATAAGGTGGATATTGAAAAACAGAATATTGATTTACTTGAACTTCATGATAATAAATATTGCTATAAACTTTGTTTAATCGAAACGGCATACTTGAGGAAATAAAATGAATTTCATGTCCTCTTTCCGCGAGTAATTTGCCAAGTTCTGTTGCAATAACACCCGAACCTCCAACAGTCGGATAGCATGTTATACCTATTTTCAATTTACGAGTCATTTTCGAGCTCCTCCCACTAAATCGTGATGCAATACAAGTGGGCTCTCTGCAAAAAATCCTTCTGCATAACCAACTCCAATTTCTTTACCAAACACTTTTTCTCTGCTAATTACTGAACTAATATAGTTCGAAGTTAAAGGTGTATCTTCTCCGCCTTCCTCTTTTTCGAATTGACTTCGATAACAACTTAGTGCTTCTTGTTTTTTATGTATGAAATCTGTTATATCTACGAAAAAATTAGGTTTGTGAAAACCATTAATCATATAGGAGTATTGTTTTTCTACTTGATGTGCCGGGAGACTATTTTTATCAT from Sutcliffiella cohnii encodes:
- a CDS encoding CCA tRNA nucleotidyltransferase; translated protein: MNAAFMRAIPVLKVLKQEGHEAYFVGGSVRDSLLKREVGDVDIATSATPEQIINMFPKTVDIGKEHGTIIVVTEEESYEVTTFRSESTYSDNRRPDSVTFIKSLKEDLRRRDFTINAMAMTETGSIIDYFQGKEHLKQKKIHTVGNADERFSEDALRMLRAARFSSQLKFTISLKTVEAMKANAKRLAAISVERKTVEFEKLLKGVNIVYALNILYETNLLSYLPRVSGKVMQLTQIGEKLEQTSLNERSELWTAVVKSCGIENIELFLQEWKLPKKVIHSVMKNVRIWNILNNSSWDTFKVYEAGITTALEVERIRSVIEGTQPQYEIVKSLYEQLPIRSKQDLAINGTDLIHMYGKKPGKWVSDILNKLEEKVLEGTIINTPSTIKEWVLQCKMKQEKNY
- the bshA gene encoding N-acetyl-alpha-D-glucosaminyl L-malate synthase BshA, with product MTRKLKIGITCYPTVGGSGVIATELGKLLAERGHEIHFISSSMPFRLNKVYSNIYYHEVQVNQYSVFQYPPYDIALASKMEEIARREKLDILHVHYAIPHAISAYLAKKMTGDKLKIVTTLHGTDITVLGYDPSLTNMIRFGIEGSDIVTAVSKSLVEQTYELVKPNKEIQTVYNFVDERVYYKRNLDELKQQYGILPEEKVVIHVSNFRKVKRVTDVIKSFELIHKEIPSKLLLVGDGPEISVVCDLVREKNLEGQVLLLGKQENVAELYSISDLMLLLSEKESFGLVLLEAMACGVPTVGTKIGGIPEVIDNGVTGYICELGDINDIANKAITILTDPDTYQQYSLQALKRVKENFSSQIILEQYEQLYYALMSE